One segment of Triticum aestivum cultivar Chinese Spring chromosome 2A, IWGSC CS RefSeq v2.1, whole genome shotgun sequence DNA contains the following:
- the LOC123188407 gene encoding rab GTPase-activating protein 22 isoform X2: protein MIKWGISSGTPADSYYEIRSDCTDDVPKSKFKIKAGKTLSVRKWQAAFNPDGCLDIVSVLSRIQKGGVHPTVRGEVWEFLLGCFDPRSTFDEREEIRQIRRLQYARWKEECKEMDSHVGSGKVITAPLITEDGRPIKDPLVLLEATSNQNTSEGASTSSHNGIEVDESAECITDKQIIEWKLTLHQIGLDVLRTDRTMVFYENKENLSKLWDILAVYAWIDKDVGYCQGMSDLCSPMIVLLNDEADAFWCFEKLMRRLRGNFRCTDQSVGVANQLQHLASIIQVLDPKLHDHLETLGGGDYLFAFRMFMVLFRREVSFGDSLYLWEMMWALEYDPDIFFAACEEASGAHKKVSKSKLRGVRHFAKWDKDKDVSEETDGPVPISVFMVASVLKEKREKLLQEARGLDDLIRILNDVNGNLDAKKACAGALKLHKKYLKLVQAKKT, encoded by the exons ATGATCAAGTGGGGGATCAGCAGCGGGACGCCCGCGGATTCGTACTACGAGATCCGCTCCGATTGCACAGACGATGTGCCCaaaagcaagttcaagatcaag GCTGGCAAAACACTGAGTGTTCGGAAATGGCAAGCTGCATTTAATCCTGATGGCTGTCTTGACATTGTCTCGGTCCTAAGCCGGATACAAAAAGGA GGTGTTCACCCGACTGTCAGGGGGGAGGTTTGGGAGTTCTTACTTGGCTGCTTTGATCCGAGGAGTACCTTTGATGAGAGGGAGGAGATCAGGCAAATAAGAAG GCTACAATATGCTAGATGGAAGGAAGAATGCAAAGAGATGGATTCTCATGTTGGTAGTGGTAAGGTTATCACAGCACCACTTATCACTGAGGATGGAAGACCTATCAAGGATCCTTTGGTTTTACTTGAGGCTACTTCAAACCAAAACACCTCAGAGGGTGCTTCAACTAGCAGCCACAATGGAATTGAAGTAGACGAATCTGCAGAATGTATTACTGACAAGCAAATTATTGAATGGAAGCTTACATTACATCAAATTG GACTTGACGTGCTACGTACTGACCGCACCATGGTATTTTACGAGAACAAGGAAAATCTTTCAAAGTTGTGGGATATTCTAGCCGTGTATGCATGGATTGACAAAGATGTTGGTTACTGTCAAG GAATGAGTGATTTATGCTCACCAATGATTGTGCTACTCAACGATGAGGCAGATGCGTTTTGGTGCTTTGAGAAGTTGATGCGTAGATTG CGAGGAAATTTCAGATGCACAGATCAATCTGTTGGGGTGGCTAACCAACTTCAGCACCTTGCATCTATCATTCAGGTGCTGGACCCCAAGCTACATGACCACCTAG AAACACTTGGTGGAGGTGACTATCTTTTTGCATTCCGTATGTTCATGGTTCTATTTCGACGTGAGGTGTCATTTGGGGACTCCTTGTACCTGTGGGAG ATGATGTGGGCTCTCGAATACGATCCGGATATCTTCTTTGCAGCATGTGAAGAAGCAAGCGGTGCACATAAAAAAGTATCGAAATCAAAATTAAGAGGAGTGCGCCATTTTGCCAAGTGGGATaag gacaaggaTGTCTCTGAGGAAACTGATGGCCCAGTTCCCATTTCAGTTTTCATGGTTGCAAGTGTGCtcaaggaaaagagagaaaaactGTTACAAGAAGCTAGAGGACTGGATGATCTTATTAGG ATATTGAATGATGTAAATGGGAATTTAGATGCGAAAAAAGCCTGCGCTGGAGCTCTGAAACTTCACAAGAAATACCTCAAACTG GTACAGGCAAAGAAAACCTAA
- the LOC123188407 gene encoding rab GTPase-activating protein 22 isoform X1, whose protein sequence is MIKWGISSGTPADSYYEIRSDCTDDVPKSKFKIKAGKTLSVRKWQAAFNPDGCLDIVSVLSRIQKGGVHPTVRGEVWEFLLGCFDPRSTFDEREEIRQIRRLQYARWKEECKEMDSHVGSGKVITAPLITEDGRPIKDPLVLLEATSNQNTSEGASTSSHNGIEVDESAECITDKQIIEWKLTLHQIGLDVLRTDRTMVFYENKENLSKLWDILAVYAWIDKDVGYCQGMSDLCSPMIVLLNDEADAFWCFEKLMRRLRGNFRCTDQSVGVANQLQHLASIIQVLDPKLHDHLETLGGGDYLFAFRMFMVLFRREVSFGDSLYLWEMMWALEYDPDIFFAACEEASGAHKKVSKSKLRGVRHFAKWDKDKDKDKDKDKDKDVSEETDGPVPISVFMVASVLKEKREKLLQEARGLDDLIRILNDVNGNLDAKKACAGALKLHKKYLKLVQAKKT, encoded by the exons ATGATCAAGTGGGGGATCAGCAGCGGGACGCCCGCGGATTCGTACTACGAGATCCGCTCCGATTGCACAGACGATGTGCCCaaaagcaagttcaagatcaag GCTGGCAAAACACTGAGTGTTCGGAAATGGCAAGCTGCATTTAATCCTGATGGCTGTCTTGACATTGTCTCGGTCCTAAGCCGGATACAAAAAGGA GGTGTTCACCCGACTGTCAGGGGGGAGGTTTGGGAGTTCTTACTTGGCTGCTTTGATCCGAGGAGTACCTTTGATGAGAGGGAGGAGATCAGGCAAATAAGAAG GCTACAATATGCTAGATGGAAGGAAGAATGCAAAGAGATGGATTCTCATGTTGGTAGTGGTAAGGTTATCACAGCACCACTTATCACTGAGGATGGAAGACCTATCAAGGATCCTTTGGTTTTACTTGAGGCTACTTCAAACCAAAACACCTCAGAGGGTGCTTCAACTAGCAGCCACAATGGAATTGAAGTAGACGAATCTGCAGAATGTATTACTGACAAGCAAATTATTGAATGGAAGCTTACATTACATCAAATTG GACTTGACGTGCTACGTACTGACCGCACCATGGTATTTTACGAGAACAAGGAAAATCTTTCAAAGTTGTGGGATATTCTAGCCGTGTATGCATGGATTGACAAAGATGTTGGTTACTGTCAAG GAATGAGTGATTTATGCTCACCAATGATTGTGCTACTCAACGATGAGGCAGATGCGTTTTGGTGCTTTGAGAAGTTGATGCGTAGATTG CGAGGAAATTTCAGATGCACAGATCAATCTGTTGGGGTGGCTAACCAACTTCAGCACCTTGCATCTATCATTCAGGTGCTGGACCCCAAGCTACATGACCACCTAG AAACACTTGGTGGAGGTGACTATCTTTTTGCATTCCGTATGTTCATGGTTCTATTTCGACGTGAGGTGTCATTTGGGGACTCCTTGTACCTGTGGGAG ATGATGTGGGCTCTCGAATACGATCCGGATATCTTCTTTGCAGCATGTGAAGAAGCAAGCGGTGCACATAAAAAAGTATCGAAATCAAAATTAAGAGGAGTGCGCCATTTTGCCAAGTGGGATaaggacaaggacaaggacaaggacaaggacaaggacaaggaTGTCTCTGAGGAAACTGATGGCCCAGTTCCCATTTCAGTTTTCATGGTTGCAAGTGTGCtcaaggaaaagagagaaaaactGTTACAAGAAGCTAGAGGACTGGATGATCTTATTAGG ATATTGAATGATGTAAATGGGAATTTAGATGCGAAAAAAGCCTGCGCTGGAGCTCTGAAACTTCACAAGAAATACCTCAAACTG GTACAGGCAAAGAAAACCTAA